DNA from Helcococcus ovis:
CCAATATAATACTATTATAATCTATTTATAATAAAATTGGTGAATAAAAATATTATTTACATATACATAAATTAAAACTTTTAAGAAACATACTCTCTTGTAATCTTTATTATATCATTAATCTTGGGTATAAACTCATCCAAGAAAGATTGATGACCACAAAAATCAAAAGTATTATCAACGTATTGGGCATCTCTCATTCTCTTACAACCTCCCCTACAAATATTGTAATATTTACAATTTTTACATTTTAATGGTAAATTAATCGGTTTTCTGCTGTTTAAGAATATTTGAGCAGATTTTTGATAAAACATCTCTTTTATTCCCATTTCTTGTATATATCCCATTCGATATTCATCAAGTGCAAAGAAATCACAAGGATATACACTTCCATCGCCTTCAATTACAAATTGAACTCGACAAAATCCCACTACTCCACAAGCTGTAACTTGTCTTTTTACAACTAAATTAAATATGTCATCGAAATATTTTATTGATATATAATTTTTATTTTTTAATTCATTTAACCATAATGGTAAAAGCTCAGAATAAAATCTATAAAATCCTTGAGGTGTTAAGGCATATTCACTTCTTTCTTCATCCGGATTTATGTAAAGTTTGTCTAAACAAGGAATAAATTGAACATATTTTATTTTATTTTCCAATAAAAAATCAAATACTTCTTTTCCACAGTGTGATAATTGTTCAGTTAATACTATTAAAACATTGTATTCTATTTCATATTTATCAAATAGTTTTTTTGTATTTATCACTTTATTATAAGTCCCGTTTTTACAAATATCTAAACGATTTGAGTCATGATATTTTTTTTCAGCATCTATTGATAATCCTACAAGAAAATTATATTTTTTTAAAAATTCACACCATTTTTCATTTATAAGCATACCATTTGTTTGAATAGCAAAATTTACTCTTACATCTTTGATTTGATTATTGATACATACTATTAAATGTTCAAAATATGGCAATCCCGCCATAGTAGGCTCTCCTCCTTGAAATGCCATATTCAATTCATCTCCATCATCTAAATCTTTATATATATTTTCTATCATCTTTTCTGTTGTTTCTTTCGTCATAT
Protein-coding regions in this window:
- a CDS encoding radical SAM/SPASM domain-containing protein, with the translated sequence MKKISILVKPASSFCNMRCKYCFYSNVSSLREVRTFGNMTKETTEKMIENIYKDLDDGDELNMAFQGGEPTMAGLPYFEHLIVCINNQIKDVRVNFAIQTNGMLINEKWCEFLKKYNFLVGLSIDAEKKYHDSNRLDICKNGTYNKVINTKKLFDKYEIEYNVLIVLTEQLSHCGKEVFDFLLENKIKYVQFIPCLDKLYINPDEERSEYALTPQGFYRFYSELLPLWLNELKNKNYISIKYFDDIFNLVVKRQVTACGVVGFCRVQFVIEGDGSVYPCDFFALDEYRMGYIQEMGIKEMFYQKSAQIFLNSRKPINLPLKCKNCKYYNICRGGCKRMRDAQYVDNTFDFCGHQSFLDEFIPKINDIIKITREYVS